The Clostridium chauvoei genome has a window encoding:
- the mutL gene encoding DNA mismatch repair endonuclease MutL gives MKRINLLDENTSNKIAAGEVVERPSSVVKELVENSIDANSKNIIIEIEDGGSSLIRIIDDGDGIHKEDINKAFLPHATSKIKTVEDIYSINTLGFRGEALPSIASVSKITLKSKPNDEDFGREIKIEGGEILGTSDIGMNKGTFIEVKDLFYNVPARKKFLKSTSREAALINDIITRIALSNAEISFKLYNNGKKLIHTYGNGNLKDAIRTLYNKTISDNIIYFEHHEDEISLYGYIGKEDIARGSRNNQSIFVNGRYIKNKTIVVAIENAFKSFSTVNKFPYFVLFIEVYPEFVDVNIHPTKAEIKFKDERLIFKKVFDSVHGAFKEEVFNTFKINEPDVNKDNDNTIENLAFDMDYKEPLYEYEKKLNIPLFQNVEEEKKEIINIANNITKEDIKKEEDIYNSLRNLKDHKESISIPVDLQSNNKELAVNENSYSINEKLNPKFPKLKIIGQFNKTYILGEYDEVLYMIDQHAAHEKILFEKYLNNIENGSIVVQTLLIPTLIDLTIDDYSYYEENVEIFNNAGFTVENFGGNTLSLKEVPYFLGKLDAKRLFLEILDNLKILGSGKTTEVKYNKIATMACKAAVKANDYLNEMEIEKLINDLRYIEDPFHCPHGRPIIIKFTGYELDKKFRRII, from the coding sequence ATGAAAAGAATAAATTTACTAGATGAAAATACATCAAATAAAATAGCTGCAGGAGAGGTTGTTGAAAGACCTTCTTCTGTAGTTAAAGAATTAGTAGAGAACTCAATTGATGCTAACTCTAAAAATATAATTATAGAAATTGAAGATGGGGGAAGCTCATTAATTAGAATAATTGATGATGGTGATGGAATCCATAAAGAAGATATAAATAAAGCATTTCTTCCCCATGCAACATCTAAAATAAAAACAGTTGAAGATATATATTCTATAAATACCTTAGGATTTAGAGGAGAAGCACTTCCATCTATAGCATCAGTATCAAAAATAACATTAAAAAGTAAACCAAATGATGAGGATTTTGGCAGAGAAATTAAAATAGAAGGTGGAGAAATACTAGGAACTAGTGATATTGGTATGAATAAAGGAACCTTTATAGAGGTAAAAGACTTATTCTATAATGTTCCTGCTAGAAAGAAGTTTTTAAAATCAACTTCAAGAGAAGCAGCTTTAATAAATGATATAATTACTAGAATAGCATTATCTAACGCTGAAATATCTTTTAAATTATATAATAATGGCAAAAAGTTAATTCATACTTATGGAAATGGAAATCTAAAAGATGCAATAAGAACCCTTTATAATAAAACAATTAGCGATAATATAATTTATTTTGAACATCATGAAGATGAAATCTCTTTATATGGGTATATAGGAAAAGAAGATATTGCACGAGGCTCTAGAAATAATCAAAGCATCTTTGTCAATGGAAGATATATCAAAAATAAAACTATTGTTGTTGCTATAGAAAATGCATTTAAATCTTTTTCTACAGTAAATAAGTTTCCTTACTTTGTATTATTTATAGAAGTATATCCAGAATTTGTAGATGTAAATATACATCCAACCAAAGCAGAAATAAAGTTTAAAGATGAACGTTTAATATTTAAAAAAGTATTTGATTCTGTCCATGGAGCTTTTAAAGAAGAAGTATTTAATACTTTTAAAATTAATGAACCTGATGTTAATAAAGATAATGATAATACTATAGAAAACTTAGCTTTTGATATGGATTATAAAGAACCTCTATATGAATATGAGAAGAAATTAAATATTCCATTATTTCAAAATGTAGAAGAAGAGAAAAAAGAAATAATTAATATTGCTAATAATATAACTAAAGAAGATATTAAAAAGGAAGAAGATATTTATAATAGTTTACGTAATTTAAAAGACCATAAAGAATCTATCTCTATACCTGTTGATTTACAATCTAATAATAAAGAATTAGCTGTTAATGAGAATTCATATTCTATAAATGAAAAACTTAATCCTAAATTTCCTAAACTTAAAATAATAGGACAGTTTAATAAAACTTATATTTTAGGAGAATATGATGAAGTTTTATATATGATAGATCAACATGCAGCACACGAAAAAATATTGTTTGAAAAATATTTAAATAATATAGAAAATGGAAGTATAGTAGTTCAAACATTACTAATACCAACATTAATTGATTTAACTATAGATGATTATAGTTACTATGAAGAAAATGTTGAAATCTTTAATAATGCAGGGTTTACAGTAGAAAACTTTGGTGGAAATACTTTATCTTTAAAAGAAGTACCTTATTTTTTAGGAAAACTTGATGCCAAAAGGTTATTTTTAGAAATATTAGATAATCTAAAAATATTAGGTTCAGGGAAAACTACAGAAGTAAAATATAATAAAATAGCAACTATGGCTTGTAAGGCTGCTGTTAAAGCTAATGATTATTTAAATGAAATGGAAATAGAAAAATTAATAAACGATTTAAGATATATAGAAGATCCCTTCCATTGTCCTCACGGGAGACCAATTATAATTAAATTCACAGGATATGAACTAGATAAAAAATTTAGAAGAATAATTTAG
- the miaA gene encoding tRNA (adenosine(37)-N6)-dimethylallyltransferase MiaA, translating into MKDKVLVIAGPTAVGKTELSIKLAKELNGEIISTDSMQIYKYMDIGSAKISQEEMDGIKHHMIDIIEPDKAFSVSDYKDIASKCIEDILKRGKLPILTGGTGLYINALTCNMNFTDAGNDKIYRDFLEKLADDKGNEYIHEMLKDIDSISYNEIHYNNRKRVIRALEVFKLTGKPFSSFNSGEDFYKGNYDVFYYVLNMDRAMLYDRINRRVDIMMEKGLLEECIKLKEMGYNSSIQSMQGIGYKEILYHIEEGIPLESAVNMVKQGSRNYAKRQLTWFKRDPRAKFINKDTLNDDQIFRKIISEININYV; encoded by the coding sequence ATGAAGGATAAAGTATTAGTTATTGCTGGTCCTACTGCAGTGGGAAAAACAGAGTTATCAATAAAACTTGCTAAAGAGCTTAATGGAGAAATTATTTCAACAGACTCAATGCAAATATATAAATATATGGATATAGGCTCAGCTAAAATATCGCAAGAAGAAATGGATGGAATAAAACATCATATGATAGATATTATAGAGCCTGATAAAGCGTTTTCGGTTTCTGATTATAAAGACATAGCATCAAAATGTATAGAAGATATTTTAAAACGAGGAAAGTTACCTATTTTAACTGGAGGAACTGGACTATATATAAATGCTCTTACATGTAATATGAATTTTACAGATGCAGGAAATGATAAAATTTATAGAGATTTTCTTGAAAAATTAGCTGATGATAAAGGAAATGAATATATCCATGAAATGCTAAAAGATATTGATTCTATAAGTTATAATGAAATACATTATAACAACAGAAAAAGAGTTATTAGAGCTTTAGAGGTATTTAAATTAACAGGTAAACCCTTTAGTTCTTTTAATTCAGGAGAAGACTTCTATAAAGGGAATTATGATGTTTTCTATTATGTACTTAATATGGATAGAGCTATGTTATATGATCGTATAAATAGAAGAGTCGATATAATGATGGAAAAAGGTTTATTAGAAGAGTGTATAAAATTAAAGGAAATGGGATATAATTCATCTATACAATCAATGCAAGGTATAGGTTATAAGGAGATTTTATATCATATTGAAGAAGGTATTCCTTTAGAATCTGCTGTAAATATGGTTAAACAAGGTTCAAGAAATTATGCTAAAAGACAATTAACATGGTTCAAAAGAGATCCTAGAGCTAAATTTATAAATAAAGATACCTTAAATGATGATCAAATATTCAGAAAAATCATTAGTGAAATTAATATTAATTATGTATAA
- the hfq gene encoding RNA chaperone Hfq — MNKGLNNLQDIFLNEARKNRIPVTIYLSNGFQLRGFVKGFDNFTVVLDCDCKQMLVYKHAITTITPGKSILFNESE; from the coding sequence TTGAATAAAGGATTAAATAATCTACAAGATATTTTTCTAAATGAAGCAAGAAAAAATAGAATTCCAGTAACTATCTATTTATCAAATGGCTTTCAACTTAGAGGTTTTGTAAAAGGCTTTGATAATTTCACAGTTGTTTTAGATTGTGATTGCAAACAAATGCTAGTTTATAAACATGCAATTACTACAATTACACCAGGGAAATCAATTTTATTTAATGAATCAGAATAA
- a CDS encoding aminotransferase class I/II-fold pyridoxal phosphate-dependent enzyme, producing MLNLTEELMKKTYNFKKETLDLYGKALKDVEEQFKIYNEIREYNQLKVLNAFQEERISDSHFTNSSGYGYDDIGRDSLDKVYARVFNTESALVRPHFVNGTHAIGCALMGNLRTGDTMLAISGAPYDTLHNIIGISGKENIGSLKEYGVKYKQIDLLKGKFDLEKIKEALISDNSIKLIHIQRSTGYGWRNSFLVSEIGEVIKFVKDLRDDVTIFVDNCYGELIDTIEPTDVGADLIAGSLIKNIGGGIAPTGGYIAGKSKYVEQAAFRLTTPGIGGECGSTFGVMRQLYQGLFLAPHIAIEAVKGAIFCAKIMELAGFEVLPKPTDKRSDIIQAIKFGNKENLINFCKGIQKGSPIDSFVECEPWAMPGYTDEVIMAAGAFIQGSSIELSADAPIREPYIAYLQGGLTFDHAKIGVLIALNNIL from the coding sequence ATGTTAAACTTAACAGAAGAATTAATGAAAAAAACTTATAATTTTAAAAAAGAAACCTTAGATTTATATGGAAAAGCTCTTAAAGATGTTGAAGAACAATTTAAGATATATAATGAAATAAGAGAGTATAATCAACTTAAAGTATTAAATGCATTCCAAGAAGAAAGAATTAGTGATTCACATTTTACTAATTCATCTGGATACGGATATGATGATATTGGAAGAGATTCATTAGATAAAGTTTATGCAAGAGTTTTTAATACTGAATCAGCTCTTGTAAGACCTCACTTTGTTAATGGTACTCATGCTATTGGATGTGCCTTAATGGGGAATTTAAGAACTGGAGATACTATGCTTGCTATTTCAGGTGCACCTTATGATACACTACATAATATAATTGGTATTAGTGGTAAAGAAAATATAGGTTCACTAAAGGAATATGGTGTTAAATATAAACAAATTGATTTATTAAAGGGTAAATTTGATTTAGAAAAAATAAAAGAAGCTTTAATTTCTGATAATTCAATAAAGCTTATTCATATACAAAGAAGCACTGGATATGGATGGAGAAATTCATTTTTAGTTTCAGAAATAGGAGAAGTTATTAAATTTGTTAAAGATTTAAGAGATGATGTTACTATCTTTGTAGATAATTGTTATGGAGAACTTATTGATACAATAGAGCCTACAGATGTAGGAGCTGATCTTATAGCTGGATCTTTAATAAAAAATATAGGTGGAGGAATCGCTCCAACAGGAGGTTATATTGCTGGTAAATCTAAATATGTAGAACAAGCAGCATTTAGATTAACAACTCCTGGAATAGGAGGGGAGTGTGGCTCTACTTTTGGAGTAATGAGACAACTATATCAAGGGTTATTTCTTGCTCCACATATAGCTATAGAAGCCGTAAAAGGCGCTATATTCTGTGCTAAAATAATGGAACTTGCAGGATTTGAAGTATTACCTAAACCTACTGATAAAAGAAGTGATATAATACAAGCTATAAAGTTTGGAAATAAAGAAAATCTAATTAATTTCTGTAAGGGAATACAAAAAGGTTCTCCGATAGATTCTTTCGTTGAATGTGAACCTTGGGCTATGCCTGGATATACAGATGAAGTTATAATGGCTGCAGGTGCTTTTATTCAAGGTTCATCAATTGAATTATCTGCAGATGCACCTATAAGAGAACCATATATAGCTTATTTACAAGGTGGGTTAACTTTTGATCATGCTAAAATAGGCGTATTAATAGCTTTAAATAATATATTATAA
- a CDS encoding metalloprotease family protein, which produces MKILKNNNQSFDNDIDSISIKSITKLHDNKFKSIKLLTGTFIASIYAFGFGYSLSYCTGKVIYTGISFLILFALTYYIIMMLHEFIHSLILPNCLSESVIIRYNLKRLSIYAYSNIEISKGRMLLTLAMPLLLLTIIPTIISYILGFSIYLYVLASVNAIISAEDFMNFFLIVKNTPNNSKIYMKDEKLYYNEK; this is translated from the coding sequence ATGAAAATATTAAAGAATAATAACCAAAGCTTTGATAATGATATCGATTCTATATCTATTAAATCAATAACTAAGTTGCATGATAATAAATTTAAATCAATAAAACTTCTAACAGGGACTTTTATAGCTAGTATATATGCTTTCGGTTTTGGCTATAGTCTCTCCTATTGTACTGGTAAGGTTATTTATACAGGGATTAGTTTTTTAATATTATTTGCTTTAACTTACTATATAATTATGATGCTACATGAATTTATTCATTCTTTAATTTTACCTAACTGTTTATCAGAAAGTGTTATTATTAGATATAATTTAAAAAGATTATCAATTTATGCTTATTCTAATATAGAAATTAGCAAAGGAAGGATGCTTTTAACTTTAGCTATGCCTTTACTACTATTAACTATCATTCCTACTATAATTAGTTATATACTTGGTTTTAGCATATATCTTTATGTATTAGCTTCTGTAAATGCAATAATATCTGCTGAAGATTTTATGAATTTCTTTTTAATAGTTAAAAATACACCTAATAATTCTAAAATATATATGAAAGATGAAAAATTGTATTATAACGAAAAATAA
- the lexA gene encoding transcriptional repressor LexA encodes MRESLKVKDKQLEIYEFLKLYIENKGYPPSVREICAAVSLKSTSTVHSYLKKLENNGLIRRDPTKPRAVEILGNSLNKKEMINIPIIGRVTAGVPILATENIEDTFPLPIEYIKHNEELFILRVTGESMIKAGINDKDLAIIEKSATANDGDIVVALIDNEATIKRFFKENNHIRLQPENDTMAPIIVDNCKILGKLIGIFRAY; translated from the coding sequence ATGAGAGAATCATTAAAAGTAAAAGATAAACAACTTGAAATTTATGAATTTTTAAAGTTATATATAGAGAACAAAGGATATCCCCCATCAGTAAGAGAAATATGTGCTGCTGTTTCTTTAAAATCTACATCTACAGTACATAGTTATTTAAAAAAATTAGAAAATAATGGACTTATAAGAAGAGATCCAACTAAGCCTAGAGCTGTTGAGATTTTAGGTAATTCCTTAAATAAAAAAGAAATGATTAATATACCTATAATAGGACGAGTAACTGCTGGAGTTCCTATTTTAGCTACTGAAAATATAGAAGATACATTCCCATTACCTATAGAGTATATAAAACATAATGAAGAATTATTTATTCTAAGAGTTACAGGTGAAAGTATGATTAAAGCTGGTATTAATGATAAAGATTTAGCTATTATAGAAAAATCAGCAACTGCTAATGATGGAGATATAGTCGTAGCATTAATAGATAATGAAGCAACTATAAAAAGATTTTTTAAAGAAAATAATCATATTAGACTTCAACCTGAAAATGATACTATGGCACCAATAATTGTAGACAATTGTAAAATTCTTGGTAAGTTAATAGGTATATTTAGAGCATATTAG
- a CDS encoding tyrosine recombinase XerC, whose amino-acid sequence MPECVVDFLNYLETIKGKSTNTVAGYKVDLTLFFRFLKVYKGFIIDENMEFEEIDISDINNSFIKNVKLTDIYAFLAYVEKQRNNGTYARARKVATLKSFFKFLNVKAKIIEENPTLELESPKINKRHPVYLTLDQSIDLLNSLDRNDNNFQRDYCILILFLNCGMRLSELCSIQINKIKGDTLTIIGKGNKERTVYLNDACLKAIQNYMAVRDDSKVIDNEKNFLLLSSRNKPINKRTVELLVKKHIKNAGFIDNKYTPHKLRHTAATLMYKHGNVDIRSLQNILGHENISTTQIYTHVDDETLRDAAKSNPLSKL is encoded by the coding sequence ATGCCAGAGTGTGTTGTTGATTTTTTAAATTACTTAGAAACTATTAAAGGTAAATCTACTAATACTGTTGCGGGTTATAAAGTTGATTTAACATTATTCTTTAGATTTTTAAAAGTATATAAAGGATTTATAATAGATGAAAATATGGAATTTGAAGAAATTGATATTTCTGATATAAATAATAGTTTTATAAAGAATGTTAAATTAACTGACATATATGCATTTTTAGCTTATGTTGAAAAACAAAGAAATAATGGAACTTATGCAAGAGCTAGAAAAGTCGCTACTTTAAAATCTTTTTTTAAATTTTTAAATGTAAAAGCTAAAATTATTGAAGAAAACCCTACATTAGAATTGGAATCCCCTAAGATAAATAAACGTCATCCAGTGTATTTAACCTTAGATCAAAGTATAGATTTGTTAAACTCTTTAGATAGAAATGATAATAATTTTCAAAGAGATTATTGTATTCTTATTTTATTTTTAAATTGTGGTATGAGACTTTCAGAATTATGCTCTATTCAAATAAATAAAATCAAAGGAGATACATTAACTATAATAGGAAAAGGTAATAAAGAACGTACAGTATATTTAAATGATGCTTGTTTAAAAGCTATACAAAATTATATGGCTGTTAGAGATGATTCTAAGGTTATAGATAATGAAAAAAACTTTCTTCTACTCTCCTCTCGTAATAAACCTATAAATAAAAGAACTGTTGAACTTTTAGTGAAAAAACATATAAAAAATGCGGGATTTATAGATAATAAATATACTCCTCATAAATTAAGACACACAGCTGCTACACTTATGTATAAACATGGAAATGTTGATATTAGAAGCTTACAAAATATATTAGGTCATGAAAATATATCTACAACTCAAATTTATACTCATGTAGATGATGAAACTTTAAGAGATGCCGCTAAATCAAATCCTCTATCAAAATTATAA
- a CDS encoding DUF2828 family protein, whose protein sequence is MARNFISKFREGLYKVSAIEDLQNDEDTSAILEFLQVAKRLRNSEEDNIIEVFRRAFFSNKSLSMKALFYVRDKENGLGERRIFRVLIKYLALTYPDDIRKNLHLIPKYGRWDDFYALFYTPLEDNVISIFKRQILLDSNCKSPTTLGKWLKSENTSSKESRKLAKRTRQLLGYSSKEYRMILSSLRRKIGIIENILSRKKYEDIKYFNFSLETIIRYKKAFIRNDRNEFKKYLKSIEKIKKTKNINFNEKTLNQTPVDIISDFLENTNSNNNDIYSNLWNMVCDNYTPYIKDTFIIIAVSGIGCNNYKKAFEIAISNILMYHKFNTNRFKDYYMYFDKNPKFGKIRCNSFQQQIKNIHYTNSFAKCNISAALDMLLFTALKEGLNHKELPQNILVISDDPTCKDYLDNKIQENIKEKWKLAKFLIPKIKIWIIDDSNKEKNIKNINENVLITGYSKELFKLSIKGEEVSEEMLLIKTLEDMYEDVIL, encoded by the coding sequence ATGGCACGTAATTTTATAAGTAAATTTAGAGAAGGATTATACAAAGTATCTGCTATAGAAGACTTACAAAATGATGAGGACACATCTGCTATTCTTGAATTTCTTCAAGTAGCTAAAAGACTTAGAAATTCAGAGGAAGATAATATAATTGAAGTCTTTAGGAGAGCTTTTTTTTCAAATAAATCATTATCCATGAAAGCCTTATTTTATGTAAGAGATAAAGAAAATGGACTAGGGGAGAGAAGAATCTTTAGAGTGTTAATTAAGTATTTAGCATTGACATACCCAGATGATATTAGAAAGAATCTACATCTCATACCTAAATATGGAAGATGGGATGATTTTTATGCCTTATTTTATACTCCCTTAGAGGATAATGTTATTTCAATTTTTAAAAGACAGATATTATTAGATTCAAACTGTAAAAGTCCAACAACATTAGGGAAATGGTTAAAATCTGAAAATACCTCATCCAAGGAGTCAAGAAAATTAGCTAAAAGAACTAGACAATTATTAGGTTATTCTTCTAAAGAATATAGGATGATTTTAAGTAGTCTTAGAAGAAAAATAGGTATTATAGAAAATATACTTAGTAGAAAAAAATATGAAGATATAAAATATTTTAATTTCTCCTTAGAGACTATAATTAGATATAAAAAAGCTTTTATAAGAAATGACAGAAATGAATTTAAGAAATATTTAAAAAGTATTGAGAAAATAAAAAAAACTAAGAATATTAATTTCAATGAAAAAACATTAAATCAAACTCCTGTTGACATCATAAGTGATTTTTTAGAAAATACCAACTCTAATAACAATGATATTTATTCTAATCTATGGAATATGGTTTGCGATAACTATACACCTTATATTAAAGATACTTTTATAATTATTGCTGTTAGTGGAATAGGGTGCAATAATTATAAAAAGGCTTTTGAAATTGCTATAAGCAATATTCTTATGTATCATAAATTTAATACAAATAGATTTAAAGATTATTATATGTATTTTGATAAAAATCCTAAGTTTGGAAAGATTCGATGTAATAGTTTTCAACAACAAATTAAAAATATTCATTATACAAACTCTTTTGCTAAATGTAATATAAGTGCTGCGTTGGATATGTTATTATTTACAGCGTTAAAAGAAGGGTTAAATCATAAAGAATTACCTCAAAACATTCTTGTTATATCAGATGATCCAACTTGCAAAGATTATTTAGATAATAAGATACAAGAAAATATTAAAGAAAAATGGAAATTAGCTAAATTTTTAATACCTAAGATAAAAATTTGGATAATAGATGATTCTAATAAAGAAAAGAACATTAAAAATATAAATGAAAATGTTTTAATAACTGGATATAGTAAAGAGTTGTTTAAGTTATCTATAAAAGGGGAAGAGGTTTCTGAGGAAATGCTATTGATAAAAACTTTAGAAGATATGTATGAAGATGTTATATTATAA
- a CDS encoding DHHW family protein, with translation MLNRIFKYPLVLFFILIIVSLTIFDLIEPIKYFSEVENRSLSKKPGFTLYNLFYNDYFNEYNKYINDQFIFRDYWIDLKSRIEYTLGKYENNGIVYTKDNFMFEKYQNLNEDRLISNLEIIDNFLGDFKINSTLMIIPNSYAIYSEQIPVGLKLVDQKEIINQINGYYKNYINIPDLITPLIKNKDNYIYYKTDHHWTSYGAYIAYCEYIKSLQLKPIDVDNLTQNTVADFYGSYFSKAKLFNASSDTITYFKNDNLDILIDGKSYKGLHDLNKFDKRDKYSAFLRGNNGLTIIKNNDISNDRKKTKLLVIKDSYSNCFIDFLIYNFEEIYVIDLRSYNKKLSEFMRENSFTDILIMYNFINIADDVNISKLKY, from the coding sequence ATGTTAAATAGAATATTTAAATACCCATTAGTACTATTTTTTATTTTAATAATTGTAAGTCTTACTATTTTTGATTTAATAGAACCAATTAAATACTTTTCTGAAGTTGAAAATAGATCTCTATCTAAAAAGCCTGGATTTACATTATACAATTTATTTTACAATGATTATTTTAATGAGTATAATAAGTATATTAATGATCAATTTATATTTAGGGATTATTGGATTGATTTAAAATCAAGAATAGAATATACTTTAGGGAAGTATGAAAATAATGGTATAGTATATACTAAAGATAATTTTATGTTTGAAAAGTATCAAAATTTAAATGAGGATAGATTAATCTCTAATTTAGAAATAATAGATAATTTCTTAGGTGATTTTAAAATAAACTCAACGTTAATGATAATACCAAATTCTTATGCTATATATAGTGAACAAATTCCCGTGGGTTTAAAATTAGTAGATCAAAAAGAGATAATAAATCAGATTAATGGTTATTATAAAAACTATATAAACATACCAGATCTTATAACTCCACTTATTAAAAATAAAGATAATTATATATATTATAAGACTGATCATCATTGGACTAGTTACGGAGCTTATATTGCTTATTGTGAGTATATAAAATCTTTACAATTAAAACCAATAGATGTAGATAACTTAACACAAAATACTGTAGCTGATTTTTATGGAAGTTATTTTTCAAAAGCTAAGTTATTTAATGCATCTAGTGATACTATAACATATTTTAAAAATGATAATCTAGATATACTAATAGATGGTAAAAGTTATAAGGGATTACATGATTTAAATAAATTTGATAAAAGAGATAAGTATTCAGCTTTTTTAAGAGGCAACAATGGATTAACAATTATAAAAAATAATGATATAAGTAATGATAGGAAGAAAACAAAACTATTAGTCATTAAAGACTCTTATTCTAATTGTTTTATTGATTTTTTAATTTATAACTTTGAAGAAATATACGTAATAGATTTGAGAAGTTATAATAAAAAATTAAGTGAATTTATGAGAGAAAACTCTTTTACTGATATTTTAATAATGTATAATTTTATAAATATAGCTGATGATGTTAATATATCAAAACTCAAATATTAA
- a CDS encoding DUF4358 domain-containing protein: protein MKKLGMILLSIFTLEVIIAGCSDKSGGNELKDNLSLKDVITKVEEAAPMQMPMEADEEMAKDIYHLNLDDIEDYYIKSAMVMNSADNTVIVKAKEGKVDDVKKSLENRLLDVQKSFEQYLPDQKEKAANGKILVKGNYVILLINDDIKAAEKAVYSCFETKK, encoded by the coding sequence ATGAAAAAACTAGGTATGATTTTATTATCTATATTTACTCTTGAAGTTATTATTGCAGGATGTTCAGATAAGAGTGGTGGAAATGAATTGAAAGATAATTTATCACTTAAAGATGTAATAACAAAAGTAGAAGAGGCTGCACCAATGCAAATGCCAATGGAAGCTGATGAAGAAATGGCTAAAGATATATATCATTTAAATTTAGATGATATAGAAGATTATTATATAAAAAGTGCTATGGTAATGAATTCAGCAGATAATACTGTAATTGTAAAAGCTAAAGAAGGTAAGGTAGATGATGTGAAAAAATCTTTAGAGAATAGGTTATTAGATGTTCAAAAATCTTTTGAACAATACTTACCAGATCAAAAAGAAAAAGCAGCTAATGGTAAGATATTAGTAAAAGGTAATTACGTTATTTTATTAATAAATGATGATATAAAAGCAGCAGAAAAAGCTGTATATAGTTGTTTTGAAACAAAAAAATAA